One window from the genome of Rickettsiella endosymbiont of Xylota segnis encodes:
- a CDS encoding glycoside hydrolase family 19 protein — MIIPNEVLKAVLDALVANVFPKLEKSLSEKLVKGFNSYFPDYEVITAKRIAAFIAQAAHETGGFKWFYELGRESYFNKYEPETSIGKKLGNSQIGDGYQFRGRGIFHLTGRYNYKKYGELIGLDLEQCPDIAADPIEACHIACEYWKQTKLNPLADDGNFREITRRINGGYNGWDDRLRYHDLLIAYLEKVRI, encoded by the coding sequence ATGATCATTCCAAATGAAGTGTTAAAAGCTGTTCTTGATGCGCTAGTGGCTAATGTGTTTCCTAAATTAGAAAAAAGCTTATCAGAAAAGCTTGTAAAAGGTTTTAACAGCTATTTCCCAGATTATGAAGTAATTACTGCAAAGCGTATTGCTGCTTTTATTGCCCAAGCCGCCCATGAAACGGGTGGATTTAAGTGGTTTTATGAATTGGGTCGTGAAAGTTATTTTAATAAATATGAACCAGAAACTTCTATTGGTAAAAAATTAGGAAATAGTCAAATAGGTGATGGTTATCAATTTCGAGGTAGAGGAATATTTCATTTAACAGGGCGTTATAATTATAAAAAATATGGTGAGTTGATCGGTTTAGATTTAGAACAGTGCCCTGATATCGCGGCGGATCCTATTGAAGCTTGTCATATAGCCTGTGAATATTGGAAACAAACTAAGCTAAATCCTTTAGCGGATGATGGAAATTTTAGGGAAATCACTCGGCGTATTAATGGTGGTTATAATGGATGGGATGATAGGCTTCGATATCATGATCTGCTAATAGCTTACTTGGAAAAAGTAAGGATTTGA
- the pncA gene encoding bifunctional nicotinamidase/pyrazinamidase, with translation MKKALILVDLQNDFMPGGSLAVDNADEVIPVANRVQQHFKYVIATQDWHPEDHTCFANNHKGRFPGEFIQQAGLSQVLWPVHCVQNTKGAEFVKNLKLDHIIKVFRKGSDPEIDSYSGFFENDHRKETGLAEFLKELQITEVYIMGVATDYCVKYTVLDACKLGFKTYLIEDGCRAVNVNPEDGRLAISEMKTIGVKIIQSDEVE, from the coding sequence ATGAAAAAAGCCTTGATCTTAGTGGATTTACAAAATGACTTTATGCCTGGCGGTTCCTTAGCAGTGGATAATGCTGACGAAGTAATTCCTGTGGCTAATCGTGTGCAACAACATTTTAAATATGTTATTGCTACACAGGATTGGCATCCAGAAGATCACACCTGTTTTGCTAACAATCATAAAGGGCGATTTCCCGGAGAATTTATTCAACAAGCGGGTTTGTCACAAGTATTATGGCCTGTACATTGTGTACAAAATACAAAAGGTGCGGAGTTTGTAAAAAATCTTAAATTAGATCATATTATCAAAGTATTCCGCAAAGGAAGTGATCCAGAAATTGATAGTTATAGTGGTTTTTTTGAAAATGATCATCGAAAAGAGACAGGCTTAGCAGAGTTTCTAAAAGAGTTGCAGATAACTGAAGTGTACATTATGGGAGTGGCAACAGATTATTGCGTTAAATATACAGTATTAGATGCCTGTAAATTAGGTTTTAAAACTTATTTAATCGAAGATGGATGTCGAGCGGTGAATGTTAATCCAGAAGATGGACGCTTAGCTATTTCTGAAATGAAAACTATCGGTGTCAAGATAATTCAAAGTGATGAAGTTGAATGA